One genomic region from Fictibacillus marinisediminis encodes:
- the ruvA gene encoding Holliday junction branch migration protein RuvA has protein sequence MIEHINGKIEHVSAEYAVLEANGIGYQIFCPNPFIYRPGKAETIYTYHYVREDLIALYGFKTRKERDLFLKLLNVSGIGPKGALAIMAFGQPEQVIRAIEAEDEGFLVKFPGVGKKTARQMILDLKGKLSIFTEEPMEGLFAGQASDSSEQLDEAVEALTALGYAKKEINKVLPSLKKEDLTTDQYIRKALQKLVNH, from the coding sequence TTGATTGAACATATAAATGGAAAGATTGAACACGTGTCTGCTGAATATGCAGTTCTTGAAGCCAATGGGATTGGATACCAAATTTTTTGTCCGAATCCATTCATCTATCGTCCCGGTAAAGCTGAGACGATCTACACATATCATTATGTGAGGGAAGATTTGATTGCGCTGTATGGGTTTAAAACACGCAAAGAGCGAGATTTATTCTTAAAATTATTAAACGTATCAGGAATAGGCCCAAAAGGAGCCTTAGCCATCATGGCATTCGGACAGCCAGAACAAGTGATCCGGGCCATTGAAGCTGAGGATGAAGGGTTTCTTGTGAAATTTCCGGGAGTAGGGAAGAAGACGGCCCGCCAGATGATATTGGACCTTAAAGGAAAGCTTTCGATCTTCACTGAAGAGCCAATGGAGGGATTATTTGCCGGCCAGGCTTCCGACAGTTCAGAACAGCTTGATGAAGCGGTTGAAGCATTAACGGCTTTAGGGTATGCCAAGAAAGAAATTAATAAAGTGCTGCCTTCCCTTAAAAAGGAAGATCTGACAACAGATCAGTACATAAGGAAAGCGCTGCAGAAGCTAGTGAACCATTAG
- a CDS encoding YhcN/YlaJ family sporulation lipoprotein gives MKILLSGITVLALTAGLVGCNNNKGALDRNDNDVRPIGYYSNEGDNRGDLDRSKGPVTDMMDNNRTDHNVTYHEDYDGALAEKIRNRVNSMNNVDDAHVILNDNNVIVGIDTSENDKSAVDQRVYREVKKLVPNRDVRVTTDDSIVNRIKNVDNNLRDGKTTNEVSSDIKGIMADIGKAGTNLGDAVKRPFENNR, from the coding sequence TTGAAGATTTTACTAAGCGGAATAACGGTTCTTGCATTAACAGCAGGTCTGGTGGGCTGTAACAACAACAAAGGTGCGCTCGACCGCAACGATAATGATGTAAGGCCGATCGGATATTATTCCAACGAGGGTGACAACCGCGGGGATTTGGACCGCAGTAAAGGCCCTGTTACTGACATGATGGATAATAACCGTACCGACCATAATGTAACGTATCATGAGGACTATGATGGTGCGCTTGCCGAGAAGATCAGGAACCGGGTCAACAGTATGAACAATGTAGACGATGCTCACGTTATTTTGAATGATAACAACGTCATTGTCGGTATAGATACCAGTGAAAACGATAAAAGCGCTGTCGATCAGAGAGTGTATAGAGAAGTGAAAAAGCTGGTTCCCAATCGGGATGTTCGCGTGACAACTGATGATTCGATCGTGAATCGAATCAAAAACGTAGATAATAATCTCCGTGACGGCAAAACAACCAATGAAGTCAGCTCTGACATCAAGGGAATTATGGCGGATATCGGAAAAGCAGGCACCAACTTAGGAGATGCAGTTAAACGTCCTTTCGAAAATAATCGTTAG
- a CDS encoding phosphotransferase, with amino-acid sequence MKSNSYGDGFKRKRLFLSSLTEKGLDIKNHYFVKQNVCIIETKAGTYVLKGFSRKEECQEQLKLSRWYSQQSSPMMGIYTAFPTGKKIHYYENMYWGIMPFYKGDELDLNDEKDIRDGIHAIRKFHRQSIFQSDSYLSLLSSYSLIEKWTKRFNAFKRNSKKHHISHEMSEAFQEMIGWGKWSLSKLNRRELEKMEQNARQKGEVCHGDVAPHNFMRLSGDNVILIDYDLFSVVPHDYDILQYVNRIMPYWDWSPSILRKCQDPELESLLRKKWFLIALVFPTDLYREWNRAFEAGKDQIKEMTAFTEEDLPFRRKFIKTIQELVKNPT; translated from the coding sequence ATGAAGAGTAATTCATACGGAGACGGTTTCAAAAGAAAGCGTCTCTTCTTAAGTAGCCTTACTGAGAAAGGGCTGGATATTAAAAACCATTATTTTGTGAAACAAAATGTTTGTATTATTGAAACCAAAGCAGGAACTTATGTGCTTAAAGGGTTCTCCAGAAAGGAAGAATGTCAGGAGCAATTGAAGCTGTCCCGGTGGTATTCTCAGCAATCAAGTCCGATGATGGGAATATATACGGCTTTTCCGACCGGAAAGAAAATACATTACTATGAGAACATGTATTGGGGCATCATGCCTTTTTATAAAGGTGATGAACTTGATCTGAATGACGAAAAGGACATTAGAGACGGAATCCATGCGATTCGAAAGTTCCACCGCCAGAGTATCTTTCAGTCTGACTCCTATCTCTCGCTTCTATCGAGCTATTCACTTATCGAAAAGTGGACCAAACGATTTAATGCTTTTAAAAGAAACAGTAAAAAACATCATATTTCTCATGAGATGAGTGAAGCTTTTCAGGAAATGATTGGGTGGGGGAAATGGTCATTGAGCAAATTGAACCGAAGAGAACTGGAAAAAATGGAACAGAACGCAAGACAAAAGGGTGAAGTATGCCACGGAGATGTAGCTCCTCATAATTTTATGCGCTTAAGCGGGGACAACGTAATCTTAATCGATTACGACCTGTTTTCCGTCGTCCCGCATGATTATGACATTCTTCAATATGTAAACCGGATCATGCCATATTGGGATTGGTCCCCATCCATATTGCGAAAATGCCAAGACCCTGAGCTGGAATCGCTTCTTCGTAAAAAATGGTTTTTAATCGCCCTTGTTTTTCCGACGGATCTATACAGAGAATGGAATCGTGCATTCGAAGCGGGGAAAGATCAGATCAAAGAAATGACGGCCTTTACAGAAGAAGATCTTCCGTTCCGGAGAAAGTTTATAAAAACAATACAGGAATTGGTCAAGAATCCCACGTAA